One genomic window of Peromyscus maniculatus bairdii isolate BWxNUB_F1_BW_parent chromosome 2, HU_Pman_BW_mat_3.1, whole genome shotgun sequence includes the following:
- the Pole3 gene encoding DNA polymerase epsilon subunit 3: protein MAERPEDLNLPNAVITRIIKEALPDGVNISKEARSAISRAASVFVLYATSCANNFAMKGKRKTLNASDVLSAMEEMEFQRFVAPLKEALEAYRREQKGKKEASEQKKKDRDKKTDSEEQDKSREDEDEDEERLDEEEQNEEEEVDN, encoded by the exons ATGGCGGAGAGGCCCGAGGACCTAAATCTGCCCAACGCCGTCATTACCAGGATCATCAAGGAAGCG CTCCCGGACGGCGTCAACATCTCCAAGGAGGCCCGGAGCGCCATCTCCCGCGCCGCCAGCGTCTTCGTTCTCTATGCCACATCCTG TGCGAACAACTTCGCGATGAAGGGCAAGCGCAAGACTCTGAATGCCAGTGATGTGCTGTCAGCCATGGAAGAGATGGAGTTCCAGCGGTTCGTGGCCCCGTTGAAAGAGGCCCTGGAAG CGTACAGGCGGGAGCAGAAAGGCAAGAAGGAAGCTTCGGAGCagaagaagaaggacagagacaaAAAAACGGATTCCGAGGAGCAGGACAAGAGCAGGGAGGACGAGGATGAAGACGAGGAAAGACTGGATGAGGAAGAgcagaacgaggaggaggaggtagacaACTGA